In the genome of Myxococcus stipitatus, one region contains:
- a CDS encoding MotA/TolQ/ExbB proton channel family protein: MQFTLLGLWQHMGLFARGIVIVMAVMSVVSLLILAERAIVFRSARRQSRKFASQMDELLSKGDFDAAASMKLGPEVGYLGRTIRAGLVAYRVAEEDSRDEVMESVARSLERQAQREVQSLKRGLSHLATVASTAPFVGLLGTTMGIVTAFQQMGESGSGGIGTISTGISEALVTTAFGLLVAIPAVMAYNSLQSWVDARAVDLAEASNEFLDASARALKRARAAARAAAAS; encoded by the coding sequence ATGCAATTCACTCTCTTGGGCTTGTGGCAGCACATGGGCCTCTTCGCCCGTGGCATCGTCATCGTGATGGCGGTGATGTCTGTCGTCTCCCTGCTCATCCTCGCCGAGCGCGCCATCGTCTTCCGCTCGGCCCGGCGCCAGTCGCGCAAGTTCGCCTCACAGATGGATGAGCTGCTCTCCAAGGGAGACTTCGACGCCGCGGCCAGCATGAAGCTGGGGCCCGAGGTGGGCTACCTCGGCCGCACCATCCGCGCGGGCCTGGTGGCCTATCGCGTCGCCGAGGAGGACAGCCGCGACGAGGTCATGGAGTCCGTGGCCCGAAGCCTGGAGCGCCAGGCCCAGCGCGAGGTGCAGAGCCTCAAGCGGGGCCTGAGCCACCTGGCCACCGTGGCCTCGACGGCCCCCTTCGTCGGCCTGCTGGGCACCACCATGGGCATCGTCACCGCCTTCCAGCAGATGGGCGAGTCCGGCTCGGGCGGCATCGGGACCATCTCGACGGGCATCTCCGAGGCCCTCGTGACGACCGCCTTCGGCCTGCTCGTGGCCATCCCCGCGGTGATGGCCTACAACTCCTTGCAGAGCTGGGTGGATGCGCGCGCCGTGGACCTGGCCGAGGCCAGCAACGAGTTCCTCGACGCCTCGGCCCGGGCCCTCAAGCGTGCCCGAGCCGCCGCCAGGGCCGCCGCGGCCTCCTGA
- a CDS encoding FAD-dependent oxidoreductase: MSGGGPRSAVVIGGSMAGLLATRVLSDHFDKVTLVERDVRAEGPATRKGVPQGPHIHVLLDTGRRVLDKYFPDLFEQLQVQGAEFIDSSGDLAWHHFGVWKLRRTSGIPGLLCTRPLLEWNVLRRVKARPNVELRDGCSIEGLLADATGVGRVTGVKVKTPQGEETWEADLVVDASGRGSRMPQWLEAIGYARPEEEQVIVDLSYTTCLHEPPPDFQREWKALFLYPSPPKAWRAGFISHVEGGRWLITLNGYFGEHAPTEYAGFLEYARSLTRPDLYEYMKAARPMGPITQHKVKDCRWRHYEKLPRFPEGLVVLGDAACAFNPLYGQGMSVAGLGAELLDTCLREQAARGGLAGLAQRFRERLPEVIRLPWLLGTGMDLLYPQAVGKRPFGLGLLHWYILRLMERTSTDAHVHRQFYRILHLHAGLGAVLQPSVALPVLSHGMKSLLRPLEQLANTETRPPPLAPTLPSPVPVRKSAG, from the coding sequence ATGTCTGGAGGCGGACCTCGCAGTGCCGTGGTCATCGGCGGAAGCATGGCGGGGCTGCTCGCCACGCGCGTGCTCTCGGACCACTTCGACAAGGTCACCCTGGTGGAGCGGGATGTCCGCGCGGAGGGCCCCGCCACGCGCAAGGGAGTCCCCCAGGGGCCTCACATCCACGTGCTGCTGGACACGGGGCGGCGCGTCCTCGACAAGTACTTCCCCGACCTGTTCGAGCAGCTCCAGGTCCAGGGCGCCGAGTTCATCGACTCGAGCGGAGACCTCGCCTGGCACCACTTCGGCGTGTGGAAGCTGCGCCGCACCAGCGGCATCCCCGGGCTGCTCTGCACCCGGCCGCTGCTGGAGTGGAACGTCCTGCGCCGCGTGAAGGCCCGGCCCAACGTGGAGCTTCGCGACGGCTGCTCCATCGAAGGGCTGCTCGCAGACGCGACGGGCGTTGGCCGCGTCACGGGGGTAAAGGTCAAGACGCCCCAGGGAGAGGAGACGTGGGAGGCGGACCTCGTCGTGGACGCCAGCGGCCGGGGCTCGCGGATGCCGCAGTGGCTGGAGGCCATCGGCTACGCACGCCCGGAGGAGGAGCAGGTCATCGTGGACCTGTCGTACACGACGTGCCTCCACGAGCCGCCGCCGGACTTCCAGCGCGAGTGGAAGGCGCTCTTCCTCTACCCCAGCCCACCCAAGGCCTGGCGCGCGGGCTTCATCTCGCACGTGGAGGGAGGCCGGTGGCTCATCACGCTCAACGGCTACTTCGGCGAGCACGCGCCCACCGAGTACGCGGGGTTCCTGGAGTACGCGCGCTCCCTGACGCGGCCGGACCTGTACGAATACATGAAGGCGGCCAGGCCCATGGGCCCCATCACCCAGCACAAGGTGAAGGACTGCCGGTGGCGGCACTACGAGAAGCTGCCCCGCTTCCCCGAGGGGCTGGTCGTCCTGGGAGACGCGGCGTGCGCCTTCAATCCCCTCTATGGGCAGGGCATGTCGGTGGCGGGGCTCGGCGCGGAGCTGCTGGACACCTGCCTGCGCGAGCAGGCCGCGCGAGGCGGGCTCGCGGGCCTGGCGCAGCGCTTCCGGGAGCGCTTGCCCGAGGTCATCCGGCTCCCCTGGCTGTTGGGCACGGGCATGGACCTGCTGTATCCGCAGGCCGTGGGGAAGCGGCCCTTCGGGCTGGGCCTCTTGCACTGGTACATCCTGCGGCTGATGGAGCGGACGTCGACGGACGCCCACGTCCATCGCCAGTTCTATCGAATCCTGCATCTCCACGCGGGGCTGGGGGCGGTGCTCCAGCCCTCCGTGGCGCTGCCCGTGCTGAGCCACGGGATGAAGTCGCTCCTGCGTCCTCTCGAGCAGCTGGCGAATACCGAGACACGGCCTCCCCCGCTCGCGCCCACGCTCCCAAGCCCTGTCCCGGTGCGGAAGTCGGCGGGGTGA